A single window of Rhizobium indicum DNA harbors:
- the urtA gene encoding urea ABC transporter substrate-binding protein, translated as MNLRTTIAGAALGAVMAASAAFSGAVAADDTIKVGILHSLSGTMAISETTLKDAMLMLIDEQNKKGGLLGKKLEAVVVDPASDWPLFAEKARELIQKDKVAAVFGCWTSSSRKSVLPVFEETNSILFYPVQYEGEESSRNIFYTGAAPNQQAIPAVDYLMEKEGVKRFVLEGTDYVYPRTTNKILEAYLISKGIPKEDIMTNYTPFGFSDWQTEVSKIKEFGSAGKKTAVVSTINGDANVPFYKELGNKGIKATDIPVVAFSVGEEELAGLDTKPLVGHLAAWNYFESVESSANKKFIKDWHAFTKNDKRVTNDPMEAAYIGFNAWVKAVQAAGTTDTDKVLDTIIGVSVPNLSGGYATVMPNHHITKPVLIGEIQADGQFEIVQQTPAVVGDEWSDFLPDSKDLISDWRKPMSCGNFNVATGKCGGKGS; from the coding sequence ATGAATCTCAGAACTACTATTGCGGGCGCTGCACTCGGCGCCGTCATGGCGGCCTCGGCTGCCTTCAGCGGTGCGGTTGCCGCCGATGATACGATCAAGGTCGGCATTCTGCACTCGCTCTCCGGCACCATGGCCATCTCCGAGACCACGCTCAAGGACGCCATGCTGATGCTCATCGACGAGCAGAACAAGAAGGGCGGCCTTCTCGGCAAGAAGCTCGAGGCCGTCGTCGTCGACCCGGCTTCCGACTGGCCGCTGTTTGCCGAAAAGGCACGTGAGCTGATCCAGAAGGACAAGGTTGCCGCCGTATTCGGTTGCTGGACGTCCTCGTCGCGCAAGTCCGTTCTGCCGGTTTTCGAAGAGACCAACTCGATCCTCTTCTACCCGGTCCAGTATGAAGGCGAAGAGTCCTCGCGCAACATCTTCTACACCGGTGCTGCTCCGAACCAGCAGGCTATTCCTGCTGTCGACTACCTGATGGAAAAAGAAGGCGTCAAGCGCTTCGTTCTCGAAGGTACGGACTACGTCTATCCGCGCACGACCAACAAGATTCTCGAGGCATACCTGATTTCGAAGGGTATTCCGAAAGAAGACATCATGACCAACTACACGCCGTTCGGCTTCTCCGATTGGCAGACCGAAGTTTCCAAGATCAAGGAATTCGGTTCGGCTGGCAAGAAGACCGCCGTCGTCTCTACGATCAACGGCGATGCCAACGTTCCGTTCTACAAGGAACTGGGTAACAAGGGCATCAAGGCAACCGACATCCCCGTCGTCGCCTTCTCGGTTGGCGAAGAAGAGCTTGCCGGCCTCGACACCAAGCCGCTCGTCGGCCATCTCGCTGCCTGGAACTACTTCGAATCGGTCGAAAGCTCGGCCAACAAGAAGTTCATCAAGGACTGGCACGCTTTCACCAAGAACGACAAGCGCGTGACGAACGACCCGATGGAAGCTGCGTATATCGGCTTCAACGCATGGGTTAAGGCCGTCCAGGCTGCCGGCACGACCGATACCGACAAGGTTCTCGACACCATCATCGGCGTTAGCGTTCCGAACCTCTCCGGCGGTTATGCGACCGTGATGCCGAACCACCACATCACCAAGCCGGTGCTGATCGGTGAAATCCAGGCCGACGGCCAGTTCGAAATCGTCCAGCAGACACCTGCCGTCGTCGGCGACGAATGGTCAGATTTCCTGCCTGACTCCAAGGATCTGATCTCCGATTGGCGCAAGCCGATGTCCTGCGGCAACTTCAACGTCGCTACGGGCAAGTGCGGTGGCAAGGGCTCCTGA
- the urtB gene encoding urea ABC transporter permease subunit UrtB, producing MYRAIKIFLITVCLTFSGVMISSEVQAQDDIHVLIDALGVGDFPEREVAIKALVASKDQHVSQILQQLSDGLLYVNSDGGPVLLQGGTDDEPTYSDPITGEAAADVDPDLMTKVKINNALRGVIGAATSQLTLMSPDRSARLAAAQGLLKDADPDNLDLLNTALAAEKDAEIKNTMEAARAVLLLKTDASVEDKKAAIDTIAARGNRDALTILTTTLETAPDDLKPAIQADISSINRSLALWDIVQNIWYGLSLGSVLLLAAIGLAITFGVMGVINMAHGEMVMIGAYTTYVVQEYITSAFPELADYSLAFAVPAAFVFTGFVGLVIERAVIRYLYGRPLETLLATWGVSLILQQAVRSIFGPTNREVRNPTWMSGVFDLGGLSITWNRLWIIVFSMVVFVALLLLLKRSAFGLQMRAVTQNRRMASSMGIRTGWVDAFTFALGSGIAGIAGVALSQIDNVSPNLGQSYIIDSFMVVVFGGVGNLWGTLVGALSLGVVNKFLEPFAGAVLGKILVLVLIILFIQKRPRGLFALKGRAVEA from the coding sequence ATGTATCGCGCCATAAAGATTTTCCTCATCACGGTTTGCCTGACATTTTCGGGCGTGATGATCTCGAGCGAAGTCCAGGCCCAGGACGATATCCACGTGCTCATCGACGCGCTCGGCGTCGGCGATTTCCCGGAACGCGAAGTGGCCATCAAGGCGCTGGTCGCTTCCAAGGACCAGCATGTCAGCCAGATCCTGCAGCAGTTGAGCGACGGCCTTCTCTACGTCAATTCAGATGGCGGCCCGGTTCTCCTCCAGGGTGGTACCGATGACGAACCAACCTATTCCGATCCGATCACCGGCGAAGCCGCTGCCGATGTCGATCCGGATCTGATGACGAAGGTCAAGATCAACAACGCGCTACGCGGCGTCATCGGCGCCGCCACGAGCCAGCTGACGCTGATGAGCCCGGACCGTTCCGCGCGACTTGCCGCGGCGCAGGGCCTTCTGAAAGATGCCGATCCCGACAATCTCGACCTGCTGAACACGGCGCTTGCGGCCGAAAAAGACGCTGAGATCAAGAATACGATGGAAGCGGCGCGCGCAGTGCTGCTGCTCAAGACGGATGCGAGCGTCGAAGACAAGAAGGCTGCGATCGATACGATCGCGGCGCGCGGCAATCGCGATGCGCTGACCATCCTCACGACCACACTCGAAACCGCGCCGGACGACCTGAAGCCGGCGATCCAGGCGGATATCAGCTCCATCAATCGCAGCCTGGCGCTGTGGGATATCGTCCAGAACATCTGGTACGGATTGTCTCTCGGCTCGGTACTGCTGCTTGCCGCGATCGGCCTTGCCATCACCTTCGGCGTCATGGGCGTCATCAACATGGCGCATGGCGAAATGGTGATGATCGGCGCCTACACCACCTATGTGGTGCAGGAATACATTACCTCCGCCTTTCCTGAACTTGCCGATTATTCGCTGGCCTTTGCCGTGCCTGCGGCCTTCGTCTTTACCGGCTTCGTCGGTCTGGTGATCGAGCGCGCCGTCATCCGCTATCTCTACGGCCGGCCGCTCGAAACGCTGCTCGCCACCTGGGGCGTGTCGCTCATCCTGCAGCAGGCGGTGCGCAGCATCTTCGGCCCGACCAACCGCGAGGTCCGCAATCCGACCTGGATGTCCGGCGTCTTCGATCTCGGCGGGCTCTCCATCACCTGGAACCGACTGTGGATCATCGTCTTTTCGATGGTGGTCTTTGTGGCGCTGCTCCTGCTGCTCAAGCGGTCCGCCTTCGGCCTGCAGATGCGTGCCGTTACGCAGAACCGGCGCATGGCGTCGTCGATGGGCATCCGCACCGGCTGGGTCGATGCCTTCACCTTCGCGCTCGGCTCGGGCATTGCCGGCATCGCCGGCGTGGCGCTCAGCCAGATCGACAATGTCTCGCCGAACCTCGGTCAATCCTACATCATCGACAGCTTCATGGTCGTCGTCTTCGGCGGTGTCGGCAATCTCTGGGGTACACTGGTCGGTGCACTGTCGCTCGGCGTCGTCAACAAGTTCCTCGAGCCCTTCGCCGGCGCCGTGCTCGGCAAGATCCTGGTGCTCGTCCTCATCATTCTCTTCATCCAGAAGCGTCCCCGCGGGCTCTTCGCACTCAAAGGAAGGGCGGTGGAAGCATGA
- the urtC gene encoding urea ABC transporter permease subunit UrtC has product MITAFLLRSLDRKIVIAIALLLLVAVLVPVLNLMTGPTNPLHVPTYIMSLFGKYLTYALLALALDLVWGFCGILSLGHGAFFALGGYAMGMYLMRQIGTRGSYGDPVLPDFMVFLNWKDLPWFWYGFNHFWFAALMVLVVPGLLAFVFGWFAFRSRVNGVYLSIITQAMTYALLLAFFRNDMGFGGNNGLTDFKDIIGFNVQADGTRAVLFAATAIFLALSLLLASAIVRSKFGKVLVGVRDAESRTRFLGYRVEHFKLFTFVVSAMMAGIAGALYVPQVGIINPGEFAPANSIEVVIWTAVGGRATLIGPIIGAILVNGGKTIFTGLFPEFWLFALGGLFVAVTLFLPKGVVGTIAQYLGKRKVVSKAAPPAAEEDGIQPKIQAAE; this is encoded by the coding sequence ATGATAACGGCCTTCCTTCTCCGATCACTCGATCGCAAGATCGTCATTGCCATCGCCCTCCTGCTTCTGGTCGCCGTCCTTGTGCCGGTCCTGAACCTGATGACGGGGCCGACCAATCCGCTGCACGTGCCGACTTATATCATGTCGCTGTTCGGCAAGTATCTGACCTATGCGCTGCTGGCGCTGGCGCTCGATCTCGTCTGGGGCTTCTGCGGCATCCTCTCGCTCGGCCACGGTGCCTTCTTTGCGCTCGGCGGCTATGCGATGGGCATGTATCTGATGCGCCAGATCGGCACGCGTGGCAGCTATGGAGACCCTGTTCTGCCCGACTTCATGGTGTTTCTGAACTGGAAGGATTTGCCCTGGTTCTGGTACGGCTTCAACCATTTCTGGTTTGCGGCGCTGATGGTGCTCGTCGTGCCCGGCCTGCTGGCCTTCGTCTTCGGCTGGTTTGCCTTCCGCTCACGCGTCAACGGCGTCTATCTCTCGATCATCACCCAGGCGATGACCTACGCGCTGCTACTGGCCTTCTTCCGCAACGACATGGGCTTCGGCGGCAATAACGGCCTTACCGATTTCAAGGACATTATCGGTTTCAACGTCCAGGCTGACGGCACGCGTGCAGTCCTCTTTGCGGCAACTGCGATCTTCCTTGCTCTATCGCTGCTGCTCGCCTCGGCGATCGTGCGCTCGAAGTTCGGCAAGGTACTGGTCGGCGTGCGCGATGCGGAAAGCCGCACACGCTTCCTCGGTTACCGCGTCGAGCACTTCAAGCTCTTCACCTTCGTCGTCTCGGCGATGATGGCTGGTATTGCCGGTGCGCTCTACGTGCCGCAGGTCGGCATTATCAATCCCGGCGAATTCGCGCCTGCCAATTCGATCGAAGTCGTCATCTGGACGGCGGTGGGCGGGCGGGCGACGCTGATCGGCCCGATCATCGGCGCGATCCTCGTCAACGGCGGCAAGACGATCTTCACCGGCCTCTTCCCGGAGTTCTGGCTGTTTGCGCTGGGCGGTCTCTTCGTCGCCGTCACGCTGTTCCTGCCCAAGGGTGTCGTCGGCACGATTGCGCAATATCTCGGCAAGCGGAAGGTCGTTTCCAAGGCTGCTCCGCCGGCAGCTGAGGAAGACGGTATCCAGCCGAAAATCCAGGCAGCGGAGTGA
- the urtD gene encoding urea ABC transporter ATP-binding protein UrtD encodes MIPDVKPTSVLYLNGVSVSFDGFKALNSLSIVIEPGELRAIIGPNGAGKTTMMDIITGKTRPDEGEVFFNGTIDLTKKDEADIAQLGIGRKFQKPTVFESHTVWDNLELALNRRRGVFSTLFYRLSGEDKARIEEILETVRLTHRRDEFAANLSHGQKQWLEIGMLLAQEPKLLLVDEPVAGMTDAETAETAILLKDIAKTRSVVVVEHDMGFIRDLGVKVTCLAEGSVLAEGSIDFVSSDPKVIENYLGR; translated from the coding sequence ATGATCCCCGACGTCAAACCCACCAGCGTGCTTTATCTCAACGGCGTCTCGGTTTCCTTCGATGGCTTCAAGGCACTGAATTCGCTGTCGATTGTCATCGAACCCGGCGAACTTCGCGCCATCATCGGCCCGAACGGCGCCGGCAAGACGACGATGATGGATATCATCACCGGCAAGACCAGGCCCGATGAGGGCGAGGTGTTCTTCAACGGCACGATCGATCTCACCAAGAAGGATGAAGCCGATATCGCCCAGCTCGGCATCGGCCGCAAATTCCAGAAGCCGACCGTCTTCGAAAGCCATACGGTGTGGGACAATCTGGAGCTGGCGCTGAACCGTCGTCGCGGCGTGTTCTCGACGCTGTTCTACCGGCTTTCGGGCGAGGACAAGGCGCGCATCGAGGAGATCCTCGAAACGGTGCGGCTGACGCATCGCCGTGACGAATTCGCTGCCAATCTCTCGCACGGGCAGAAGCAATGGCTGGAGATCGGCATGCTCTTGGCGCAGGAGCCGAAGCTGCTGCTGGTCGACGAACCGGTGGCCGGCATGACGGATGCGGAGACGGCGGAAACGGCGATCCTGCTCAAGGATATCGCCAAGACGCGCTCGGTCGTCGTCGTGGAACATGACATGGGCTTCATCCGAGACCTCGGCGTCAAGGTGACCTGCCTTGCTGAGGGATCGGTGCTGGCCGAAGGGTCGATCGATTTTGTGAGTTCGGATCCGAAGGTCATCGAGAACTATTTGGGGCGGTGA
- the urtE gene encoding urea ABC transporter ATP-binding subunit UrtE, with amino-acid sequence MLTVENANLHYGAAQALRGISITAEMGKITCVLGRNGVGKSSLLRAVTGQHPLSAGTVTFNDTKLNGLPPFARAKQGIGYVPQGREIFPLLTVKENLETGFAPLGRRDRNIPDDIFSLFPVLKSMLSRRGGDLSGGQQQQLAIGRAMVTRPRILVLDEPTEGIQPSIIKDIGRAIRYLRDSTGMAILLVEQYLDFCRELADYVYIMDRGEIVHEGLAETLDTPEARRHLTV; translated from the coding sequence ATGCTGACAGTCGAAAACGCAAACCTGCATTATGGTGCCGCTCAGGCGCTGCGCGGCATCTCGATCACAGCGGAGATGGGCAAGATCACCTGCGTGCTGGGGCGTAACGGCGTGGGGAAGAGTTCTCTTCTGCGCGCCGTTACCGGCCAGCATCCGCTGTCGGCGGGTACCGTCACCTTCAACGATACAAAGCTCAACGGCCTGCCGCCCTTTGCCCGTGCCAAGCAGGGCATCGGCTATGTGCCGCAGGGGCGCGAAATCTTCCCGCTACTGACAGTCAAGGAAAATCTCGAAACCGGCTTTGCTCCGCTTGGCCGCCGCGACCGCAACATTCCCGATGACATCTTCAGTCTCTTCCCGGTGCTGAAGTCGATGTTGTCACGTCGCGGCGGCGATCTTTCCGGCGGGCAGCAGCAGCAACTGGCGATCGGGCGCGCCATGGTGACGCGGCCGAGGATTCTCGTGCTCGACGAGCCGACCGAGGGCATTCAGCCATCGATTATCAAGGATATCGGCCGGGCGATCCGCTATCTGCGTGACTCCACAGGCATGGCGATCCTGCTCGTCGAGCAATATCTCGATTTCTGCCGCGAGCTTGCCGACTATGTCTACATCATGGACCGCGGTGAAATCGTGCATGAAGGGCTTGCCGAGACGCTGGATACGCCGGAGGCCCGCCGCCACCTGACTGTCTGA
- a CDS encoding urease accessory protein UreD: MTIAAAGTRPQRAEGRGHLAAKLFDGRTRIRELYQEGAAKIRLPDTFDASMEAVIINTAGGLTGGDRMDWSVDAGAGTRIDVTTQACEKIYKASAGIAEVATSIKVGAQARVDWLPQETILFDRAALFRRLDVDLDESAQLLAVEAVLLGRKAMGEAVVSGLFRDRWRIRRSGQLIHAEELRLSEGVAALAARQAVLGGQVAFATLLYAGPLSEAYLGKVRPLVEGSMGGASAWNGKLVVRLAAADGFSLRKILIPVISALRNGAPVPKVWNL; the protein is encoded by the coding sequence ATGACGATTGCGGCGGCAGGCACGAGACCGCAAAGAGCGGAAGGGCGCGGGCATCTGGCGGCAAAGCTGTTCGATGGCCGCACGCGCATCCGTGAACTCTATCAGGAGGGGGCAGCGAAGATCCGCCTGCCCGATACCTTCGACGCCTCCATGGAAGCCGTCATCATCAATACCGCTGGCGGTTTGACAGGCGGCGATCGGATGGATTGGAGCGTTGATGCCGGCGCCGGCACGCGCATCGACGTCACCACTCAGGCTTGCGAGAAGATCTACAAGGCATCGGCCGGCATCGCCGAGGTGGCGACCAGCATCAAGGTCGGAGCCCAAGCCCGCGTCGACTGGCTGCCGCAGGAAACGATCCTCTTCGACCGGGCTGCACTTTTTCGCCGGCTGGATGTCGATCTTGACGAGAGCGCCCAACTTCTAGCTGTCGAAGCCGTGCTGCTCGGCCGCAAGGCGATGGGTGAGGCGGTGGTATCAGGGCTGTTCCGCGATCGTTGGCGCATCCGCCGCTCGGGTCAACTGATCCACGCCGAAGAACTCAGGCTTTCCGAAGGTGTGGCGGCACTGGCGGCGCGGCAGGCCGTGCTCGGCGGACAGGTGGCCTTTGCGACGTTGCTTTATGCCGGACCGCTTTCAGAAGCCTATCTTGGCAAAGTCCGGCCGCTCGTCGAAGGATCGATGGGCGGCGCGAGCGCTTGGAATGGCAAGCTCGTCGTCCGCCTTGCAGCAGCCGACGGCTTCTCACTCAGAAAAATCCTGATCCCCGTCATTTCCGCCTTGCGCAATGGTGCGCCTGTGCCGAAAGTCTGGAATCTATGA
- a CDS encoding urease subunit gamma, whose translation MNLTPREKDKLLISMAAMVARRRLERGVKLNYPEAIALISDFVVEGARDGRPVAELMEAGAHVIGRSQVMEGIAEMIHDVQVEATFPDGTKLVTVHEPIR comes from the coding sequence ATGAACCTCACTCCGAGAGAAAAAGACAAGCTGTTGATTTCGATGGCAGCGATGGTGGCGCGGCGGCGGTTGGAGCGCGGCGTCAAGCTGAACTATCCCGAAGCGATCGCGCTGATCAGCGACTTCGTCGTCGAAGGCGCCCGCGACGGCCGCCCGGTTGCCGAGTTGATGGAAGCCGGCGCCCATGTGATCGGCCGCTCCCAGGTGATGGAGGGCATTGCCGAGATGATCCACGACGTGCAGGTGGAGGCGACGTTTCCTGATGGAACCAAGCTCGTCACCGTGCACGAGCCGATCAGGTGA
- a CDS encoding DUF1272 domain-containing protein, whose amino-acid sequence MLELRPNCECCDKDLPPDSTEARICTYECTFCTDCVDGVLKGVCPNCGGNLVARPIRPAAMLAKNPASTKRVLKAEGCAPKAA is encoded by the coding sequence ATGCTCGAGCTCAGGCCCAACTGCGAATGCTGCGACAAGGATCTGCCGCCTGATAGCACCGAGGCACGGATCTGCACCTATGAATGCACCTTCTGCACCGATTGCGTGGACGGCGTGCTGAAGGGTGTCTGCCCGAACTGCGGCGGCAATCTCGTCGCAAGACCCATTCGGCCGGCAGCCATGCTCGCCAAAAATCCGGCGTCGACGAAGCGTGTGCTGAAAGCCGAGGGCTGCGCGCCCAAGGCGGCTTAA
- a CDS encoding urease subunit beta, translating into MIPGEIIAASGDIELNAGAPTVTLEVSNTGDRPVQVGSHYHFAETNAGLSFDRAAAHGKRLDIPAGTAVRFEPGQTRSVTLIPLSGKREVYGFRQLVMGKL; encoded by the coding sequence ATGATTCCAGGCGAGATCATTGCCGCAAGCGGCGACATCGAACTGAATGCCGGCGCGCCGACAGTGACGCTGGAGGTTTCCAATACGGGCGATCGGCCGGTGCAGGTCGGCAGCCACTATCATTTCGCCGAGACCAATGCAGGGCTTTCCTTCGATCGTGCGGCGGCGCATGGCAAGCGGCTCGATATCCCGGCGGGGACGGCGGTGCGCTTCGAACCGGGGCAGACGCGCTCCGTGACGCTGATCCCGCTTTCCGGCAAGCGCGAGGTCTACGGCTTCCGCCAGTTGGTGATGGGCAAGCTTTAA
- a CDS encoding lysozyme inhibitor LprI family protein, whose protein sequence is MRLNICLVGAAMLLTAGAASAEDIDCNSPKTQSDMTGCEAARHETADKALNAQYKKTRAALAAIDKDLDGDMKGAEQALVKAQRAWIDYRDAECDAFGFQARGGTMEPMLVAGCLANITDKRTKELKELEDTMGN, encoded by the coding sequence ATGCGCTTGAATATCTGCCTCGTCGGGGCGGCGATGCTGCTGACGGCAGGTGCTGCCTCTGCTGAGGATATCGATTGCAACAGTCCCAAGACGCAATCGGACATGACCGGCTGCGAGGCAGCGCGCCACGAGACTGCCGACAAGGCTTTGAATGCGCAATACAAGAAGACCCGCGCCGCCCTGGCAGCGATCGACAAGGACCTGGATGGCGACATGAAGGGCGCGGAGCAGGCGCTGGTCAAAGCGCAGCGCGCCTGGATCGATTATCGCGACGCCGAATGCGACGCCTTCGGCTTTCAGGCCCGCGGCGGCACGATGGAGCCGATGCTGGTCGCCGGATGCCTCGCCAACATTACAGACAAACGCACGAAAGAGCTGAAAGAGCTCGAAGATACGATGGGCAACTAA
- a CDS encoding Urease operon accessory protein, which translates to MILGNGDVGEAEAGVIDAADFVIRFNDCRSYGAGGSRTDAVAVCNTGRPAKAMLGSREWRAHPGVVSAGEIWSVRDPEKFAAMRAPLAVSHPELDDFCDDYTAEFSAFCADTGKRHVVIDKAVHEAVDASLSAFAPSPYVVPSSGMVVIAEVLNRYAEAEVTLAGFGHVGWEWHPFSAERQLVDSYIAAGRLKRLGGKTLVSSSQGA; encoded by the coding sequence ATGATCCTCGGCAATGGCGACGTCGGAGAGGCAGAGGCGGGTGTCATCGATGCCGCCGATTTCGTCATCCGCTTCAATGATTGCCGCTCCTATGGCGCCGGCGGCAGCCGCACGGATGCCGTTGCGGTCTGCAACACCGGCAGGCCGGCAAAGGCGATGCTCGGTTCGCGTGAGTGGCGCGCCCATCCGGGTGTGGTGTCGGCCGGTGAAATCTGGAGCGTGCGCGACCCGGAAAAATTCGCTGCGATGCGGGCGCCGCTTGCCGTCTCGCATCCGGAACTCGACGATTTCTGCGACGACTATACCGCTGAGTTCAGCGCCTTCTGCGCAGACACCGGCAAAAGGCACGTCGTCATCGACAAGGCGGTTCACGAGGCCGTCGATGCCTCGCTTTCGGCCTTTGCTCCTTCGCCCTATGTCGTGCCGAGCAGCGGTATGGTCGTCATTGCCGAGGTGCTGAACAGATATGCCGAGGCCGAGGTGACGCTTGCCGGCTTCGGCCACGTCGGCTGGGAATGGCACCCGTTTTCAGCCGAACGACAGCTTGTCGATAGCTATATTGCCGCTGGCCGCCTCAAGCGGCTCGGCGGAAAAACACTTGTCTCTTCCTCCCAAGGAGCCTGA
- the ureC gene encoding urease subunit alpha, giving the protein MPYKISRAAYAGMFGPTTGDKVRLADTELFIEIEKDFTTYGEEVKFGGGKVIRDGMGQSQVTRADGAVDTVITNAVIVDHSGIYKADIGLKDGRIVAIGKAGNPDMQPGVNIIVGPGTEAIAAEGKIVTAGGMDSHIHFIAPQQIEEALMSGMTCMLGGGTGPAHGTLATTCTPGPWHLARMIEAADAFPMNLAFAGKGNASLPGALTEMVLAGATSLKLHEDWGTTPGAIDCCLSVADEYDVQVMIHTDTLNESGFVEDTIGAIKGRTIHAFHTEGAGGGHAPDIIKICGQPNVIPSSTNPTRPYTVNTIAEHLDMLMVCHHLSPSIPEDIAFAESRIRRETIAAEDILHDIGAFSIISSDSQAMGRVGEVAIRTWQTADKMKRQRGRLKEEKGDNDNFRVRRYIAKYTINPAIAHGLSPEIGSVEVGKRADLVLWNPAFFGVKPDMVLLGGSIAAAPMGDPNASIPTPQPVHYRPMFASYGKSLTNSSVTFVSQASLDAGLKGRLGVAKELVAVKNTRGGISKASMIHNDLTPEIEVDPETYEVRANGELLTCEPATVLPMAQRYFLF; this is encoded by the coding sequence ATGCCCTACAAGATCTCGCGCGCCGCCTATGCCGGCATGTTCGGACCGACCACAGGTGACAAGGTGCGCCTTGCCGATACGGAGCTCTTCATCGAGATCGAGAAGGATTTCACCACCTATGGCGAGGAGGTGAAGTTCGGCGGCGGCAAGGTGATCCGCGACGGCATGGGCCAGAGCCAGGTGACGCGGGCGGATGGTGCGGTCGATACGGTCATCACCAACGCGGTGATCGTCGATCATTCGGGCATCTACAAGGCCGATATCGGCCTCAAGGATGGGCGCATCGTCGCGATCGGCAAGGCCGGCAATCCCGACATGCAGCCGGGTGTCAACATCATCGTCGGCCCGGGCACGGAGGCGATCGCCGCCGAAGGCAAGATCGTCACCGCTGGCGGTATGGACAGCCATATCCATTTCATCGCGCCGCAGCAGATCGAGGAGGCGCTGATGAGCGGCATGACCTGCATGCTCGGCGGTGGCACGGGTCCTGCACACGGCACGCTCGCCACCACCTGCACGCCTGGTCCCTGGCATCTCGCGCGGATGATCGAAGCTGCCGACGCCTTTCCGATGAACCTCGCCTTTGCCGGCAAGGGCAATGCCTCGCTGCCGGGCGCGCTGACCGAAATGGTGCTCGCCGGCGCCACTTCGCTGAAGCTGCACGAGGATTGGGGCACGACGCCCGGCGCCATCGACTGCTGCCTGTCGGTTGCCGACGAATATGACGTGCAGGTGATGATCCACACCGATACGCTGAACGAAAGCGGCTTCGTCGAGGATACGATCGGCGCCATCAAGGGCCGCACCATCCATGCTTTCCACACGGAAGGAGCAGGCGGCGGGCACGCGCCTGACATCATCAAGATCTGCGGCCAGCCGAACGTCATCCCCTCGTCGACCAATCCGACGCGTCCCTATACGGTCAATACCATCGCCGAGCATCTCGACATGCTGATGGTCTGCCACCATCTGTCGCCGTCGATCCCCGAGGATATCGCCTTTGCCGAAAGCCGGATCCGGAGGGAGACGATCGCCGCCGAAGACATCCTGCACGATATCGGCGCCTTCTCGATCATCTCGTCCGACAGCCAGGCCATGGGCCGCGTCGGCGAGGTGGCGATCCGCACCTGGCAGACAGCCGACAAGATGAAGCGTCAGCGCGGCCGGCTGAAGGAGGAAAAGGGCGACAACGACAATTTCCGCGTCCGCCGCTATATCGCCAAATATACGATCAACCCGGCAATCGCCCATGGTCTCAGCCCTGAGATCGGCTCGGTCGAAGTCGGCAAGCGCGCCGACCTCGTGCTGTGGAACCCGGCCTTCTTCGGCGTTAAGCCCGATATGGTGCTGCTCGGTGGATCGATCGCCGCCGCCCCGATGGGCGATCCGAACGCCTCGATCCCGACGCCACAGCCGGTTCACTACCGGCCGATGTTTGCCTCCTATGGAAAGAGCCTCACCAATTCCTCCGTCACCTTCGTCAGCCAGGCCTCGCTCGATGCCGGCCTGAAGGGCCGGCTCGGCGTTGCCAAGGAGCTGGTCGCGGTGAAGAATACACGCGGCGGCATCTCCAAGGCATCGATGATCCACAACGACCTGACACCCGAGATCGAGGTCGATCCGGAGACCTATGAGGTCAGGGCGAACGGCGAACTGTTGACTTGCGAGCCGGCAACGGTGCTGCCGATGGCGCAGCGCTATTTCCTGTTCTAG